In the Elizabethkingia bruuniana genome, ATCTGACAGAATAAAAGTAAAAGTTACAACTAAACCTGGTGAATCTTTTCTGGACAAAATGATTGCTCTTGTGGAAGGAGCTTCCCGCCAGAAAACACCTAATGAAATAGCATTAACAATACTTTTGGCGGGCTTTACCCTTACTTTTATTATCGTTACTGTAACACTGAAACCTTTTGCAGACTATGCGCAAACCCCAATTACTATAGCGGCATTCATTTCCCTCTTCGTTTGTTTAATCCCCACTACAATTGGAGGTTTGCTTTCTGCAATCGGAATTGCAGGAATGGACAGAGCACTTCGCGCTAATGTAATTACTAAAAGTGGTAAAGCCGTAGAAACTGCCGGAGATATAGATGTACTACTTTTGGATAAAACCGGAACTATTACAATAGGAAATCGTAAGGCCACTCAGTTTCACCCTTGTCTGGCTGTAGCGAAAGATGATTTTGTAAAAGCTGCTGCTTTGAGCTCTGTTGCAGATGAAACCCCTGAAGGAAAATCTATCATAGAACTAAGCCAGCTGAAATCAGAAGACCTGAAAATAAACAATCCTCATTACATAAATTTCACAGCTGAAACAAGAAGTTCGGGTGTAGACTTCGACGATACCAGAATCAGAAAGGGAGCTTATGATGCGATAAAAAAACTGACAGAGAAAGCAGGAAATATTTTCCCTAAAGAAACAGAAGAAGCGGTAATCAAGATTTCTGAAAATGGAGGTACTCCATTAGTGGTATCACTTAATGAAAAAGTAATTGGTGTAATAGAATTACAGGACATTATTAAAACCGGAATTCAGGAACGTTTCCAGCGGCTAAGAAAAATGGGTGTAAAAACGGTAATGGTTACCGGAGACAACCCTTTAACTGCAAAATACATTGCTGAAAAAGCAGGAGTAGACGATTTTATTGCCGAAGCTAAACCTGAGGATAAGATGAACTACATCAAAAAAGAGCAGCAATCTGGTAAGCTGGTTGCGATGATGGGAGACGGAACGAATGATGCGCCCGCATTGGCCCAGGCAGATGTAGGTGTAGCAATGAACAGCGGAACACAGGCAGCAAAAGAAGCAGGAAACATGGTGGATCTAGACAATGACCCTACTAAACTTATTGAAATTGTGGAAATTGGAAAACAATTGCTAATGACCCGCGGAACGCTGACTACCTTTAGTATTGCTAATGATGTTGCCAAATATTTCGCGATTATTCCGGCCTTGTTTATCACCTTTATTCCGGCGCTTCAGAAGCTTAATATTATGCAGCTTCACAGTCCGCAATCGGCTATATTATCAGCGATTATATTCAATGCTGTAATTATCCCGATTCTTATTCCGCTTGCACTAAAAGGTGTGGCTTACAAACCAATAGGTGCCAGTGCTCTTCTGAGAAGAAATCTGCTTATCTACGGATTAGGAGGAATCATTGTTCCTTTCATCGGAATAAAAATTATTGATCTGTTCATCAGTGTATTCTTTTAAAGTTTAAAAAAATGAAAAATTATATTCTACCTGCCGTAAAACTCACATTTGTGATGGCAGTACTCGTTGGCATTTATCTTATGTTTGTATATGCTGGTTCAAAAGTTCTTCCTACCGGCGGAAATGCCGAAATTATTACCTATAAAGGTCAAAAATTCTATAGAAATATCGGACAGGAATTCAAATCACCAAAATACTTTCACGGACGTCCTTCTTCAGTAAATTATAAAGCTGACGGAAGTGGCGCAAGCAATAAAGGCCCAAGTAATAAAGAGTATCTGGATATTGTACAAAAGAGACTCAATACGCTGAAAATGGAAAACCCTGGCATGGAAAACACAAAAGTTCCTGTGGAACTTATCACTGCCAGTGGCAGCGGATTGGATCCTGATATTTCTCCTGAAGGAGCTCTTTATCAGGTAAAAAGAATTGCTAAAGTTCGTAATCTTTCTGAGGAAGAGGTTAAGAATCTTGTTACCCAAAATACAACTCCACCAGTTCTTCACCTTCTGGGACCAGCTAAAGTAAACGTATTAGAACTGAACGTGGCATTAGACAAACTTAGCACTCACCAATAATCATGAAACGTTTTTGCAATGCTTCTAAAAAGCGGCATTGCATCTGACAAAAACATCAGCTGCAGGAAGCGGCAAATTAAAAAAATCTACGAATGAAAAAGAGCATGATAGCCCTTGTGGCAATGGGACTGAGTTTTTCAGCAAAAGCACAGTCTTCAGACAGTATTTCAACAGCTAAGAAAATAACATTCTCTGCCTATGCAGAAGTATTTTACAGTTATAATTTCAATGAACCAAGACAACATATACATCAGAATTTCCTGTACAATTTTAACCGCCATAATGAGATCAACCTCAATCTGGCCGTTGCAAAAGCAACTTATCAGGACAAGCGTATAAGAGCCAACTTAGCACTAATGGCAGGAACCTATCCTCAGGACAATATGGTTGCAGAACAGGGAGCACTGCGCTACATCAATGAAGCCAATATTGGGGTGAAAATTTCTGAAAACAAAAATTTATGGATCGATGCAGGGATTATGCCGTCGCATATTGGATGGGAAAGCGCAATTGGCAAAGACAACTACACGTTAACCCGAAGTATAGCTGCTGAAAACTCTCCGTATTTTGAAACGGGTGTCAGACTTTCTTATACTACTGACAACGGAAAATGGTACCTCAGCGGACTTGTACTAAACGGATGGCAGAGAATAGCCAAGCCTGAAGGTAATCAGAGTATTTCTTTCGGACATCAGGTTACTTACAAACCATCAGAGAAAATAACCCTGAACAGTAGCTCATTTATCGGAAATGATAAATCAAGAGAAGAAAAAAGAATGCGGTATTTCCACGATTTATATGGAACCTTTCAATTAACTGATAAATTTTCTGCTATTGCAGGCTTTGATATAGGAGCAGAACAAAAAGTAAAAGGTAGTGATGCCTATAATATATGGTATTCTCCTAACCTGCTGTTAAAATATCAGCTTAATCCGGATTGGGCTGTAGCAGGAAGACTGGAATATTATAATGATAAAAATGGGGTAATTATCAATTCCGGCACACCCAATGGATTCCAAACTTTTGGTTATTCCGTAAATGTGGATTACACTATTTTCAAAAATGTAATGTTCCGTACAGAAGCAAGAGGCTTTACTTCTAAAGATGCTGTTTTTGCAAAAAATGATAATTTTAAAAAAGCTAATTTTATTATAACATCAAGTCTTAATGTATGGTTTTAAAAAATTACAACTACAAAAAGAGGTGAGAAATGGTAAAGTTGTTTTTTTGATTTTTTGTTATTCTGCAACTTTACAAATACACAAAAAGACAACTTTACGATTCCACAATTTTACAATTCATTAAAACATCAATAAATTTAGGTTATGTCATCAGCAGACCATTTTTTACAACTTATCCAGAAGTCCAAACGGGGAAAATTCAAAATATACATCGGCATGAGTGCCGGAGTAGGAAAAACATTCCGCATGCTTCAGGAAGCGCATACCCTTTTGAGAAACGGTATCGATGTAAAAGCGGGCTTTATTGAAACCCACGGCAGAGAGGAAACAGATGCTCTTGTTGTAGGAATCCCAACTATTGAAAGAAGGTCGATTTTCTATAAAGGGAAATATCTGGAAGAAATGGATCTTCAGGCTATTATTAACGATCATCCGGAAGTAGTTTTGGTAGATGAATTAGCCCATACTAATGTAGAAGGTTCCAAAAACAAAAAACGCTGGCAGGATGTACTGGAAATTCTGGAAAACGGAATCAACGTAATCAGTGCAATGAATATTCAGCACATAGAAAGTCTGAATGAAGATGTAAAAAATATTACCGGAATAGAAGTATCCGAGCGTGTTCCTGATAAAGTTTTGGCACTGGCGGATGAAGTTGTAAACATAGACCTTACGGCTGATGAACTGCTAACCCGGCTAAAGGAAGGTAAAATCTATAAAAAAGAAAAAATAGAAACTGCACTTGCCAATTTCTTTCAGAGCAATCATATTCTTCAGCTCAGAGAACTGGCTTTGAAAGAAGTCGCTACCCACGTAGAAAAAAAAGTAGAAGCCGAAATAAAAACAGAAAACTTTAAACCTGTTAAATTTCTAGCCTGTATCAGCAGTAATGAAAAAGTAGCAAAAACCATTATCCGAAAAACAGCCCGTCTGGCAAGTTACTACAGTAGTCCGTGGACTGTCCTTTATATACAGAAACCTTCAGAAAGTCCTGAAAAAATAGCCCTGGATAAGCAACGTTACCTGATTAATAATTTTAACTTAGCGCAGGAATTAGGAGCCAAAGTTGTACGCATGAAGGAAAGCAGTGTTCACCAGGGGATTCTGGAATACGTTAATCAGCATAATATTACCACAGTATGTATAGGGAAACCCCGTCATAAACTATGGCAACGCATATCCGGCTACAGCTGGATTTATACGTTAATGAACCGACTGAACGAAAAACATATTGATATTATCATTTTATCTTAAGCACTATGAAACTTAAAACAAAACTCACTTTAGGAGTCGGGCTTCTGTTTTTACTGATTGTTTTACTTTCGGTGATTGGTGCATTGTATATCAATAAACTAAAATCCGACACTGAAAAAATTCTTACAGCCAATTATAACAGTCTGGAATATGCTAAAAACATGATGCTGGCACTGGATAAGATAGATACAGATAGTGCACAGGCTGTAAAAAACTTCAGAATAAACAATGCTTTTCAGGATAAGAATCTTTCGGAACCCGGAGAAAAAGAAGCTACTCACAGTCTGAATATCCATTTTAAAAAGTATTTAGAAGAAAAGACTATTGCAGGCGAAAAGCAAATCCGAAGTGATCTGGCAAAAATCATGTCGCTGAATATGAAAGCCATTGAAAGAAAAAGTGATACGGCTATTGTTACAGCTGGTAATGCTACCTTTTGGATTGTTAGTTTAGGAACAGTATGTTTCATGATTGCCTTTACACTTCTTTTTAATCTCCCCCAGACCATTGCCGAACCTATTCGCCAACTTACATCCAGTATCCGTCAGATTGCCGGTAGAAATTATCATGAAAGAGTTCACTTCAAAGGCAGTGAAGAATTTAATGATCTTGCAGATTCATTCAATATTATGGCTGAAAAGCTTGAGGAATATGAAAGCAGCAATTTGTCCAAACAATTAATGGATAAAAAGCGTATTGAAACACTTGTTAACAATATGCACGATGCTGTTATTGGTCTGGATGAAAATCATTTCATCTACATGATCAATGATCAGGCATTAAGAATAACCAATCTGAAGAAAGAAGAATTGATGGGAAAAACAGCTCATGAGGTTGCTATAAATAATGATTTGCTTCGTGAACTCCTTAAAAATATAGACAATCCTTCGGAAGAGCCTATAAAAATTGTAGCTGATAACAAAGAGAGTTATTTTGAACAGGATGTAATTCCTATCAGCGCCATTAAAACCGGTGAAAAAGAAAAGAAAAACATTGGTAAAGTAATTCTCCTTCGCAACATTACCCCTTTCAAAGAATTAGACTTCGCCAAGACCAATTTCATCGCAACTATTTCTCATGAACTGAAAACACCAATTGCGGCTATTAAAATGGGCGTACAGCTATTGGGGAACCAAAAGTTCGGTAATCTTAATGAGCAACAGCAGGAATTATTAAAAAGTATAGATGAGGACGGGCAACGTTTGTTAACCATAACCAGTGAGTTACTTAACCTTTCTCAGGTAGAAAGCGGCAATATCCGTCTGAATGTTGAATCTTGTAATCCTGAAGAATTAGTTTATACAGCCGTTAAAAATGTTGAAATGCTGGCGGAGCAAAAAAATATTTCTGTTGTCACAGAGGTAAAGACAGATAAAGAAGACCGCGTAGTTGCGGACTTTGATAAAACGGTATGGGTTATTAATAATTTCCTGAGCAATGCCATCAAGCATTCATTCCCCGAAGAAAGCATCCGCATTCTCATAGAAAAGAAAGGTGCATTTGTACGGTTCGGGATTTCTGATAGCGGAAAAGGAATTGACGAAAAATACCACCGCCAAATATTTGACCGTTATTTTCAGGTACCCGGAGAGCATCAAAGCGGAACAGGTTTGGGACTGGCAATATCCAAGAATTTTATTGAAAAGCAACATGGCGAAATCGGTGTATTTAGTTCCCTGAATCAGGGCAGTACTTTTTATTTTACACTACCCCTTTCTGATACATAAATAAAAAAATACAAGATTAAAAGGCCTGTTACTAAAATCATAAAAACGTAACAGGTTTTTTTGTACATTTATTTATCATTTTCAGCATTATGGATATATTTGATAAACTTCCTGTACAGAATGAATTATTACTTATTATTATTTCCGTTATTATTGGACTTATTATTGGTGCTGAACGGGAGTATAGGAATAAATCAGCTGGTTTGCGTACCTTTATTCTGGTATGCTTCGGATCCTGTTTATTTACTATACTTTCTATAAAAATAGGCGTTGAAAATCCGGATCGGTTAGCTGCCAATATTATTACTGGTATTGGATTTCTGGGCGCCGGGGTTATCTTCAAAGATGACAATAAAATTGGAGGAATTACCACTGCCACTACAATCTGGGCCACAGCATCACTAGGGATGTGTGTAGGCTCTGGCTATGTTTATCTGGCATTATTAGGCTTTGCGCTGGTAATGGCTATTCTTAGTTTGTTAACCTATCTTCAGGATTATATCGACAATCATCACAAAATCCGGGAATACAAAATCACGACCTCATCACAAGATGACTTTATCTACTGCGAAAACATTTTTAAAAAGCACCATCTTAATTTCACTATTATCAAACAACAATACGGACAGGGTATATTGGCCACAACATGGAGACTTTCTGGTAAAAACAGACATCATCAGGCCCTCATCCATCAGTTGATGGATGATGAAAAAATCACTTCGTACCAATTCTAAAACATATTTCAATGAAGAAAACTACACCAAAAGCAGATATCTGGCTGGGAGAACCGGAAGAACATGATTTTCCTGCAGCACAGGATTATTTAGAACTTCTTTTTGTACCTGATGAAGCACAGAAAATTGTTGCAAAACTAAAAAAGGCTCCTACTATAAAGAAAAAATCGAAAGATATACTAAGGGCAAGTAAGCTAGCGTTGCTCCCTGAAACCAATATTCATGTAAAAGAAAACCTGAAGAAAGTAGAAAAGAATAAAAAGCTCTCTCCTATCTTGTTGGTAAGAGGCCAAAATGAATTAATTATAGCTGATGGATACCATCGTTTATGCAGCAGCTATTATCTAACAGAAGATCTGGATGTTCCCTGCAGACTGGTATAAAAAACTCCCTGAATAATTTCAGGGAGTTCTCTTTTGTTATCTATAAACCTTATTTCTTTTTAAGAATATAAAGATCTTTATTAGGTCCGGTAATTTCTTTTCCGTCCATATCCAAATGGATTAGTTGATTTTCACCAACAAAATACTGTCTCTTACCATCTTTACTGATTAAGGATACTTTGCTACCGCTTTTATCCCATTCAAATTTTCCTTTATCCTCTGCTTTTGTTTTTCTTTCCAGATATTCTTCTGAGATTGTATAGGTATTATCATCTTTTAGCGTAATGGTTGTTTTAATACCCGGACAATCTGCACATGGTAATGTTCCTTCATAAGTTCCTGCCCAGTCTAAAGAATTCTGTGCATTGTGTCCATCATCGGTAATTGGAGCTACAGATGCAATAGAGTCTGTTTTAATCTCAGTTGATGTAACTTCGGCACCACTTTCCGGTTTTAGCTCCTTCTTTTGTGAGCATGACATTAATAAAGCTCCTGCTGTAACAGCAAATAGTAATACATTTTTTTTCATCTTTTAGTTAATTTTAGGTGTGAAATTTATCGCCTACAATCCAAATTTCAAGCCATTTTCACCTACTTGCAGAAATTAATATAAAGTCCGTCTATCCTAAATATTCTTCGTAAATTGGGGCAAATTTTAGTTTATGAAGAAAAACATCCTATTAGCACTAGCTTTACTCCCCGCAGTAACGGCTTTTGCTCAACAGGCGGGAGGAATGTGGATTCCTACAGAGTTAAATGAGAAGGAAATGAAGGAATTGGGCATGAAAATTTCTGCGAAAGATATTTTCAATACTCAAAAACCTAGTATTAAAGATGCTGTAGTGCAATTCAACGGAGGCTGTACTGCTGAAATAATCTCTCCAAAAGGTTTGTTATTGACAAATCACCACTGTGGCTTCGGACAGATTCAGGCTCATTCTACTGTACAAAATGACCTTCTAAGTAATGGTTTCTGGGCAAAAAATATGGGAGAAGAACTTCCAAACCCTGGTGTGGTTGTAGATTTCATCACCGATATTAAAGAGGTGACTAATCAAATTCTTCCGGGAACAGAAAATCTGGCTGCTAAGGATGTAAAAGCTGCAATTGAAAAAAATATAGAGGCTGCAAAAGCAAGCTTTAAATTAGAACCTTCACAGAAGGTTGTTATAAAATCCATGTATGATGGTAACAAATATTATGCGTTTATCATTGAGACTTTCAAAGATATCCGTTTAGTAGGAGCACCACCTCAATCTATTGGTAAATTTGGTTCTGATACAGACAACTGGGTATGGCCAAGACATACAGGAGATTTTTCTATGTTCCGTATCTATGCAGACAAAAACAATAAACCTGCAGAATATTCTAAAGATAACATTCCATACACACCGAAATATTCACTTCCGGTATCTGTAAAAGACCTTAAAGAAGGTGATTTCACATTCGTTTTCGGATTCCCGGGAAAAACAACTGAATACCTTCCTTCAATTGCTGTAGAAAAGATCATCAACGATACAGATCCGGCTAAAATTACAGTACGTGATATTGCGCTGAAGACTCTTGATGAAAAAATGCGTATTGATAATGCAACCCGCATTAAATATGCATCTAAATATGCATCCGTTGCTAACTACTGGAAAAAATGGATGGGTGAAGTGGAAGGTTTGAAAAAATCTAATGCAGTAGCTAAAAAGCAGGCTTATGAACAAACTTTAGCACAGAAAAACCAGGAGGTTAAAGCAACTGTTGATAAATTTAGCCAATTGTATAACGAGCAAGCTCCTTATGCATTAAACAATGCTTACTATACTGAGGTTACAAGGAATGCAGAGACATTGCGTCTTGCCAACTATTTCATTACATATTTTCAGGATGTTGAATCCGGAAAGGCAACTCCGGAATCTACTAAGAAACTAAAGAACACTTTAACTTCTTTCTACAAGGATTATGAAGGAGAATTGGATGCTAAAGTAACAGCAAAATTATTGGCGTTATATGCACAGAAAACTCCGGCTGAATTTTTACCTTCAGGATTTGCTCAGTTCAGTGATGTAACCAAAAACCTTACAGTAGTTGAGGACTGGTCTAAAAACTCTATAATCAGTGGACGTAAAGCTTTAAATGGCACTTATACAAATCAGAATATTGACAAAATATTTGCTGACGCTGGTTTTGCAACTGCTATTAAGAATGATCCTTTCTACAAACTAGCTTTATCTATGAAGGATGCCTACTCTCAGAAAGTAGAGCCTAAATATGCT is a window encoding:
- a CDS encoding potassium-transporting ATPase subunit C → MKNYILPAVKLTFVMAVLVGIYLMFVYAGSKVLPTGGNAEIITYKGQKFYRNIGQEFKSPKYFHGRPSSVNYKADGSGASNKGPSNKEYLDIVQKRLNTLKMENPGMENTKVPVELITASGSGLDPDISPEGALYQVKRIAKVRNLSEEEVKNLVTQNTTPPVLHLLGPAKVNVLELNVALDKLSTHQ
- the kdpB gene encoding potassium-transporting ATPase subunit KdpB; translation: MKNQSQTLFQKDLVNEAVKQSFVKLNPKIMFKNPVMFLVEIGTVVMLIVSLFSLAGNTSQGSFAYNFLVFIILFFTVLFANFAEAIAEARGKAQADSLRKTREETPAKVITKNQPGFQIETTLKRSAEMQLGDIFLCKAGDQIPMDGEIIEGLATIDESAITGESAPVIREAGGDKSSVTGGTKVLSDRIKVKVTTKPGESFLDKMIALVEGASRQKTPNEIALTILLAGFTLTFIIVTVTLKPFADYAQTPITIAAFISLFVCLIPTTIGGLLSAIGIAGMDRALRANVITKSGKAVETAGDIDVLLLDKTGTITIGNRKATQFHPCLAVAKDDFVKAAALSSVADETPEGKSIIELSQLKSEDLKINNPHYINFTAETRSSGVDFDDTRIRKGAYDAIKKLTEKAGNIFPKETEEAVIKISENGGTPLVVSLNEKVIGVIELQDIIKTGIQERFQRLRKMGVKTVMVTGDNPLTAKYIAEKAGVDDFIAEAKPEDKMNYIKKEQQSGKLVAMMGDGTNDAPALAQADVGVAMNSGTQAAKEAGNMVDLDNDPTKLIEIVEIGKQLLMTRGTLTTFSIANDVAKYFAIIPALFITFIPALQKLNIMQLHSPQSAILSAIIFNAVIIPILIPLALKGVAYKPIGASALLRRNLLIYGLGGIIVPFIGIKIIDLFISVFF
- a CDS encoding MgtC/SapB family protein, translating into MDIFDKLPVQNELLLIIISVIIGLIIGAEREYRNKSAGLRTFILVCFGSCLFTILSIKIGVENPDRLAANIITGIGFLGAGVIFKDDNKIGGITTATTIWATASLGMCVGSGYVYLALLGFALVMAILSLLTYLQDYIDNHHKIREYKITTSSQDDFIYCENIFKKHHLNFTIIKQQYGQGILATTWRLSGKNRHHQALIHQLMDDEKITSYQF
- a CDS encoding copper resistance protein NlpE → MKKNVLLFAVTAGALLMSCSQKKELKPESGAEVTSTEIKTDSIASVAPITDDGHNAQNSLDWAGTYEGTLPCADCPGIKTTITLKDDNTYTISEEYLERKTKAEDKGKFEWDKSGSKVSLISKDGKRQYFVGENQLIHLDMDGKEITGPNKDLYILKKK
- a CDS encoding HAMP domain-containing sensor histidine kinase, which produces MKLKTKLTLGVGLLFLLIVLLSVIGALYINKLKSDTEKILTANYNSLEYAKNMMLALDKIDTDSAQAVKNFRINNAFQDKNLSEPGEKEATHSLNIHFKKYLEEKTIAGEKQIRSDLAKIMSLNMKAIERKSDTAIVTAGNATFWIVSLGTVCFMIAFTLLFNLPQTIAEPIRQLTSSIRQIAGRNYHERVHFKGSEEFNDLADSFNIMAEKLEEYESSNLSKQLMDKKRIETLVNNMHDAVIGLDENHFIYMINDQALRITNLKKEELMGKTAHEVAINNDLLRELLKNIDNPSEEPIKIVADNKESYFEQDVIPISAIKTGEKEKKNIGKVILLRNITPFKELDFAKTNFIATISHELKTPIAAIKMGVQLLGNQKFGNLNEQQQELLKSIDEDGQRLLTITSELLNLSQVESGNIRLNVESCNPEELVYTAVKNVEMLAEQKNISVVTEVKTDKEDRVVADFDKTVWVINNFLSNAIKHSFPEESIRILIEKKGAFVRFGISDSGKGIDEKYHRQIFDRYFQVPGEHQSGTGLGLAISKNFIEKQHGEIGVFSSLNQGSTFYFTLPLSDT
- a CDS encoding porin; translation: MKKSMIALVAMGLSFSAKAQSSDSISTAKKITFSAYAEVFYSYNFNEPRQHIHQNFLYNFNRHNEINLNLAVAKATYQDKRIRANLALMAGTYPQDNMVAEQGALRYINEANIGVKISENKNLWIDAGIMPSHIGWESAIGKDNYTLTRSIAAENSPYFETGVRLSYTTDNGKWYLSGLVLNGWQRIAKPEGNQSISFGHQVTYKPSEKITLNSSSFIGNDKSREEKRMRYFHDLYGTFQLTDKFSAIAGFDIGAEQKVKGSDAYNIWYSPNLLLKYQLNPDWAVAGRLEYYNDKNGVIINSGTPNGFQTFGYSVNVDYTIFKNVMFRTEARGFTSKDAVFAKNDNFKKANFIITSSLNVWF
- a CDS encoding S46 family peptidase yields the protein MKKNILLALALLPAVTAFAQQAGGMWIPTELNEKEMKELGMKISAKDIFNTQKPSIKDAVVQFNGGCTAEIISPKGLLLTNHHCGFGQIQAHSTVQNDLLSNGFWAKNMGEELPNPGVVVDFITDIKEVTNQILPGTENLAAKDVKAAIEKNIEAAKASFKLEPSQKVVIKSMYDGNKYYAFIIETFKDIRLVGAPPQSIGKFGSDTDNWVWPRHTGDFSMFRIYADKNNKPAEYSKDNIPYTPKYSLPVSVKDLKEGDFTFVFGFPGKTTEYLPSIAVEKIINDTDPAKITVRDIALKTLDEKMRIDNATRIKYASKYASVANYWKKWMGEVEGLKKSNAVAKKQAYEQTLAQKNQEVKATVDKFSQLYNEQAPYALNNAYYTEVTRNAETLRLANYFITYFQDVESGKATPESTKKLKNTLTSFYKDYEGELDAKVTAKLLALYAQKTPAEFLPSGFAQFSDVTKNLTVVEDWSKNSIISGRKALNGTYTNQNIDKIFADAGFATAIKNDPFYKLALSMKDAYSQKVEPKYASLQTEIDALQKKYMKQQLETDKDKKFFPDANSTLRVTYGVVKGSNPRDAVTYGYKTHLAGVMEKYVPGDYEFDVPKRLIDLYNKKDYGMYKDQTGDVPVNFTATNHTTGGNSGSPALDANGNLVGLNFDRQWEGTMSDINFDPRFSRNIMVDTKYILFIIDKFADAKWLINEMKIVK
- a CDS encoding histidine kinase; the protein is MSSADHFLQLIQKSKRGKFKIYIGMSAGVGKTFRMLQEAHTLLRNGIDVKAGFIETHGREETDALVVGIPTIERRSIFYKGKYLEEMDLQAIINDHPEVVLVDELAHTNVEGSKNKKRWQDVLEILENGINVISAMNIQHIESLNEDVKNITGIEVSERVPDKVLALADEVVNIDLTADELLTRLKEGKIYKKEKIETALANFFQSNHILQLRELALKEVATHVEKKVEAEIKTENFKPVKFLACISSNEKVAKTIIRKTARLASYYSSPWTVLYIQKPSESPEKIALDKQRYLINNFNLAQELGAKVVRMKESSVHQGILEYVNQHNITTVCIGKPRHKLWQRISGYSWIYTLMNRLNEKHIDIIILS